The proteins below are encoded in one region of Paenibacillus sp. YYML68:
- a CDS encoding tagaturonate epimerase family protein: MHPYAIIVQSMNNGQAAASTDTVKVYPSSYTQVEGASLLMVKNGHEKVILAAGSAPVVEALEGTQEEGFKVCPLSHANRLVLNKFFPYTAPQAFGTQIATIGLGDRLGIASPGHIQTVRGHNIRPILAQQSIRELTLTGRTYEEVLDAAAFAVFQEGYKDGYGADGDHLKTDADIKMALDLGFTMLTLDCSEHIDNSIESLSTADQEAKYAELPEAVRSHYEGRYLGQTFDAAGTRFSFDRASLIKNVLIYAPAIDFMERIYNTYIVNAGRGIDFEISIDETATPTDPESHFLVSYELYARNMTIYSMAPRFCGEFQKGIDYIGDIAQFEKELAVHAAISDHFGYKLSIHSGSDKFSVFPLVGQYTKGRFHLKTAGTNWLEAVRTVAKVNPSLYRRMHQYALDNFHVAAAYYHVTTDLSKIAQLDQVSDENLADAYMNEDNARQLIHITYGILLQAKDDNGQSLFKDEFFRTLSEQEEAFNESLCTHIGKHLQLLGK; this comes from the coding sequence ATGCATCCATACGCGATTATCGTTCAATCGATGAACAACGGTCAAGCTGCTGCTAGCACCGACACGGTTAAAGTCTATCCAAGCTCCTACACGCAGGTCGAAGGAGCGAGCCTGCTGATGGTCAAGAATGGCCATGAGAAGGTCATCCTCGCTGCAGGCAGTGCGCCTGTCGTCGAAGCGCTTGAGGGCACACAAGAGGAAGGCTTCAAGGTATGTCCGCTATCCCATGCGAATCGCCTTGTGCTGAACAAGTTCTTCCCGTACACAGCACCGCAAGCTTTCGGCACACAGATCGCGACCATCGGCCTTGGCGACCGTCTCGGTATCGCCTCCCCGGGTCATATTCAGACGGTTCGTGGCCACAACATACGTCCGATCTTGGCTCAGCAGAGCATCCGCGAGCTGACGCTTACAGGACGCACGTATGAGGAAGTGCTAGACGCTGCGGCCTTCGCTGTGTTCCAGGAAGGCTACAAGGACGGCTACGGCGCTGACGGCGATCATCTGAAGACGGACGCGGACATCAAGATGGCGCTTGACCTCGGCTTCACGATGCTGACGCTCGATTGCTCCGAGCATATCGACAACTCCATCGAGAGCTTGAGCACAGCAGACCAGGAAGCGAAGTATGCCGAGCTTCCGGAAGCGGTGCGCAGCCACTACGAGGGACGCTACCTCGGTCAGACGTTCGATGCAGCAGGAACGAGGTTCAGCTTCGACCGCGCTAGCCTGATCAAAAACGTACTCATCTACGCTCCGGCGATTGACTTCATGGAGCGCATCTATAACACGTACATCGTGAATGCCGGCCGCGGTATCGACTTCGAGATTTCGATCGATGAGACAGCGACGCCTACTGATCCAGAATCGCACTTCCTAGTCTCCTACGAGCTGTACGCTCGCAACATGACGATCTACAGCATGGCGCCAAGATTTTGCGGAGAGTTCCAGAAGGGCATTGACTACATCGGCGACATCGCTCAGTTCGAGAAGGAGCTTGCTGTACACGCTGCGATCTCCGATCACTTCGGCTACAAGCTGAGCATTCACTCCGGCAGCGACAAGTTCAGCGTATTCCCACTTGTCGGTCAGTACACGAAGGGTCGCTTCCACCTGAAGACGGCTGGCACGAACTGGCTTGAGGCGGTTCGTACCGTTGCGAAGGTGAACCCTTCCCTGTATCGCCGCATGCACCAGTATGCGCTGGACAACTTCCATGTTGCCGCAGCCTACTATCATGTAACGACAGACCTCAGCAAGATCGCTCAGCTTGATCAAGTATCGGACGAGAATCTGGCCGATGCCTACATGAACGAGGACAACGCGCGGCAGCTCATCCACATCACGTACGGTATCCTGTTGCAAGCGAAGGATGACAATGGACAGTCGCTGTTCAAGGATGAGTTCTTCCGTACGCTGAGCGAGCAAGAGGAAGCGTTCAACGAATCGCTCTGCACGCACATTGGCAAGCATCTTCAATTGCTCGGGAAATAA
- a CDS encoding alpha/beta fold hydrolase, protein MKMVPSKLSSSRGSLQYHLSGSGSPPIVLINGGSGPIEGWMRILPEIATVSTVFAYNRFGVAGSDKPSEAQDGLTIVETLREALSIVGLQPPYLLVGHSLGGLYANLYARSYPDEVAGVIFLESSHPKDLSLEQYQGKFVKKINKLLSIFDSWSPHKAFSEVHFVDKTVEQISERNLFPQIPIYVITGMKENRIVPEIVQKKRLEHQLELLSLSTNHKHIPAQQSGHFPQLTEPSVVIDAIKACMNEINH, encoded by the coding sequence ATGAAAATGGTTCCTTCTAAATTAAGCTCATCAAGAGGAAGCCTGCAATATCATCTGAGTGGAAGTGGCTCTCCCCCGATTGTATTGATTAATGGTGGTTCTGGGCCCATAGAAGGTTGGATGAGAATACTTCCAGAAATAGCAACGGTATCAACTGTATTTGCATACAATCGTTTTGGCGTGGCAGGTAGCGATAAGCCTAGCGAAGCACAGGATGGACTGACGATCGTTGAAACATTGCGTGAAGCCTTGTCGATTGTTGGATTGCAGCCTCCATACTTGTTAGTTGGACATTCACTAGGGGGATTGTACGCCAATTTATATGCTCGAAGCTACCCTGATGAAGTCGCTGGCGTCATCTTCTTAGAATCCAGCCACCCCAAAGACTTAAGCCTCGAACAATATCAAGGTAAGTTCGTAAAAAAAATAAATAAATTACTGTCTATTTTTGATTCCTGGTCCCCTCATAAAGCGTTCAGCGAAGTTCATTTTGTTGACAAAACCGTGGAACAAATTAGCGAAAGAAACCTCTTCCCGCAAATCCCCATCTATGTCATTACAGGTATGAAAGAAAATCGCATCGTGCCAGAGATCGTTCAAAAAAAGCGGCTTGAGCATCAGTTAGAGCTTCTTTCATTATCTACCAATCACAAGCATATCCCCGCACAACAAAGTGGACATTTCCCTCAGCTTACAGAGCCAAGCGTCGTCATAGATGCAATCAAAGCTTGTATGAATGAAATCAACCATTAA
- a CDS encoding glycoside hydrolase family 28 protein, with the protein MSTYDITAYGAVGDGQTMNTEAIAAAIRACSARGGGTVYVPAGRYLTGPIKLASYMTLYIEAGAVLQFSDQFDLYTPERTRWSGYECYGYSPLLYGADLEQVAIKGEGIIDGHGETWWNAYRELKQGTLPSTSVRLSLLELNQEKREAIKSNIVEWDSQFLRPALLQLLDCRKVVLEGVTLQNSPFWNTHLVYCDQVMVRGVTIKNPSTTPNGDGLDVDSCTNVHVTDCHFDVGDDCLCLKSGIDEDGRRVGRPTENVVIANCTMLAGHGGVVLGSEMAGGIRQVVVSNCMFLGTDRGIRIKTNRARGGGVEDVRISNIFMKDVLCPLAINSFYRYGVDESDPLMTSPEAVPITEGTSIIRGIHISDITVRNARAAAAFIYGLPEMPVQDVVLNNVVLEMTQDPAEQGGEPDMVREELIMAGEGIYCKHVQGLELNRVRVETRQGAAVTLDQVEDVVIEGLSTRRKHPNTPLTRWLNVSQG; encoded by the coding sequence ATGAGTACTTATGACATTACAGCATACGGAGCTGTCGGCGACGGACAGACGATGAATACGGAAGCGATCGCTGCCGCGATCCGCGCTTGCTCGGCACGAGGCGGTGGAACGGTATATGTGCCTGCGGGTCGTTACTTGACCGGACCAATCAAGCTGGCCAGCTATATGACACTGTACATTGAAGCAGGAGCCGTTCTTCAGTTCAGCGATCAATTTGATCTGTATACACCGGAGCGCACCCGCTGGTCGGGATACGAGTGCTACGGCTATTCTCCGCTGCTGTACGGCGCCGATCTTGAGCAGGTCGCCATTAAGGGCGAGGGCATTATAGACGGTCACGGAGAAACGTGGTGGAACGCCTATCGCGAGCTGAAGCAAGGAACACTGCCTTCGACATCGGTCCGCCTGAGCCTGCTTGAGCTCAATCAGGAGAAGCGTGAGGCAATCAAGAGCAACATTGTCGAGTGGGATAGCCAATTCCTTCGTCCGGCGCTGCTGCAGCTGCTCGACTGCCGCAAGGTCGTGCTGGAAGGCGTAACGCTGCAGAACTCGCCGTTCTGGAACACGCATCTCGTGTACTGCGACCAAGTGATGGTGCGCGGCGTGACGATCAAGAACCCATCGACAACGCCGAATGGTGACGGCCTCGATGTCGACTCCTGCACGAACGTGCATGTGACAGATTGTCACTTTGACGTTGGAGACGACTGCTTGTGCTTGAAGTCAGGTATCGACGAGGACGGTCGCCGTGTCGGACGCCCGACAGAGAACGTCGTCATCGCCAACTGTACGATGCTCGCTGGACACGGTGGCGTCGTACTGGGCAGCGAGATGGCAGGAGGCATACGCCAAGTCGTGGTCAGCAACTGCATGTTCCTCGGGACGGATCGCGGCATTCGGATCAAGACGAACCGCGCGCGCGGCGGCGGTGTGGAGGACGTGCGAATCAGCAATATTTTCATGAAGGATGTGCTATGCCCGCTGGCGATTAATTCCTTCTACCGGTATGGCGTCGATGAGAGCGATCCGCTCATGACGAGCCCGGAGGCGGTGCCGATTACCGAGGGTACCTCGATTATTCGCGGCATTCATATCAGTGACATTACGGTGCGTAATGCCCGTGCGGCAGCGGCGTTCATCTATGGTCTGCCGGAGATGCCGGTGCAGGACGTCGTGCTGAACAATGTCGTGCTGGAGATGACTCAGGACCCGGCTGAGCAGGGCGGAGAGCCGGATATGGTGCGTGAGGAGCTCATCATGGCGGGCGAAGGCATCTACTGCAAGCATGTACAGGGGCTGGAGCTGAACCGCGTTCGCGTGGAGACGCGTCAAGGCGCTGCAGTTACGCTGGATCAGGTCGAGGATGTTGTCATCGAAGGCTTGTCTACGCGTCGCAAGCATCCGAATACGCCGCTGACACGCTGGCTGAATGTGAGCCAAGGCTAG
- a CDS encoding FMN-dependent NADH-azoreductase codes for MSTLLYITAHPHDHQTSFSLAVGKAFIDAYREANPQDEVVHLDLYSMNIPHIDADVFSGWGKLAQGTAFEQLSDAEKQKVARLGELVDQYAAADKYVFVTPMWNFSYPPVMKSYIDAVCVAGKTFKYTENGPVGLLTGKKAFHIQSSGGIYSTGPAAEIEMGHRHLKTIMNFHGVSSMDALFVEGMAYKPNEAQAIKEAAIEKAIAAAKSF; via the coding sequence ATGTCTACTCTACTCTACATTACCGCCCATCCTCACGATCACCAGACGTCCTTCAGCCTCGCAGTTGGCAAGGCGTTCATCGACGCGTACCGCGAAGCGAATCCGCAAGATGAAGTCGTTCATCTTGATCTGTACAGCATGAACATTCCGCACATAGATGCAGATGTGTTCAGCGGCTGGGGCAAGCTGGCTCAAGGAACAGCGTTCGAGCAGCTGAGCGACGCTGAGAAGCAGAAGGTTGCCCGCCTCGGCGAGCTCGTCGATCAATATGCTGCAGCTGATAAATATGTGTTCGTAACGCCTATGTGGAACTTCTCCTACCCGCCTGTCATGAAGTCCTACATTGATGCCGTATGCGTCGCTGGCAAAACGTTCAAGTACACGGAGAACGGACCAGTCGGACTGCTGACCGGCAAGAAGGCGTTCCACATCCAGTCGAGCGGCGGCATCTACTCCACAGGTCCTGCAGCCGAGATCGAGATGGGGCATCGCCATCTGAAGACGATCATGAATTTCCACGGCGTCTCCTCTATGGATGCGCTGTTCGTAGAAGGCATGGCTTACAAGCCGAACGAGGCTCAAGCTATTAAGGAAGCAGCGATCGAGAAGGCTATCGCAGCCGCAAAGAGCTTCTAA
- a CDS encoding glycosyltransferase: protein MRILFLNSAPIITHGMARGFMELGHSVEYVVPGDQKLERMLQRVEQFKPDLLFTEGGVGREESIAALIDQTSLPHVYWAIEDPIAPQMSLHYAKRSVLTLTTYEEFIEQVYQPAGVRSLCIPFACSPQYHRTGAAVPELAHELVFFGNNYDVHQNRKVGYDSMFRPALRNGWDIAFYGDENWVNGKISFVVPPHAYKGYLSYDKMPDMCASAKFILGVHSINGSRTMQAMRTFEVLGCGGFFFTQHTTAIEAMFQNHVHLVWSQSPEQTEELYTYYRNRPEEMDKIRRQGQQFVYDNHTYKHRAAEILHHLQGIV from the coding sequence ATGCGGATCTTGTTCTTGAATTCGGCACCGATTATTACACATGGGATGGCCAGAGGCTTCATGGAGCTCGGCCACTCGGTGGAGTATGTGGTGCCCGGTGATCAGAAGCTGGAACGGATGCTGCAAAGAGTGGAGCAATTCAAGCCGGATTTATTGTTTACTGAAGGCGGTGTTGGACGGGAGGAGTCTATCGCTGCGTTGATTGATCAGACGTCGTTGCCGCATGTGTACTGGGCTATTGAAGACCCGATTGCTCCACAAATGTCTCTTCATTATGCCAAGCGCTCGGTACTGACCTTAACGACCTATGAGGAATTTATTGAACAGGTGTATCAGCCTGCAGGGGTGCGGAGCTTATGCATACCGTTCGCGTGCTCACCGCAATATCATCGAACAGGTGCGGCAGTCCCCGAGCTCGCTCATGAGCTCGTGTTCTTCGGGAATAACTATGATGTGCATCAGAACCGCAAGGTCGGTTACGATTCGATGTTTCGACCGGCGCTGCGTAATGGATGGGATATCGCGTTCTATGGGGATGAGAATTGGGTGAATGGCAAAATATCTTTCGTCGTTCCTCCTCACGCGTACAAGGGCTATCTCTCTTACGACAAAATGCCGGATATGTGTGCTTCGGCAAAGTTTATTCTAGGGGTACACAGCATCAACGGCTCAAGAACGATGCAGGCGATGCGCACATTCGAGGTGCTCGGCTGTGGAGGATTTTTTTTCACTCAGCATACAACAGCGATCGAAGCAATGTTCCAGAATCATGTTCATCTCGTATGGTCGCAATCGCCTGAGCAGACGGAGGAGCTGTATACGTATTACCGCAACCGTCCCGAGGAGATGGATAAGATTCGTCGGCAAGGCCAGCAGTTCGTATACGACAACCATACGTACAAGCACCGGGCTGCTGAAATACTGCATCATCTGCAAGGCATTGTATAG
- a CDS encoding PRC-barrel domain-containing protein, translating to MSNITLTKSASCDKPVIKIKVKVKCPKKAAKPPVLQKKKYCVSKKKHSCSSTAGTLRQQFMRIINEIRADLRAVWSTFSQYEVRLLHWQGQVQQLQAESAQKNDAINSLTSSIAQLTHAYEELRQELNNQSDEEGAYRSVLTPRIGTTITVDTDAGTITGLLIAVGLNFIQVKEPSGADVFIPFDAINFIS from the coding sequence TTGAGTAACATAACATTAACGAAATCAGCAAGCTGTGATAAGCCAGTGATCAAAATTAAGGTTAAAGTAAAATGTCCGAAGAAAGCAGCGAAGCCACCCGTTTTGCAAAAAAAGAAGTACTGTGTATCGAAGAAAAAACATTCCTGCTCTTCTACTGCGGGAACTCTCCGTCAGCAGTTCATGCGTATTATCAATGAAATACGGGCAGACCTTAGAGCCGTATGGAGCACGTTCTCCCAATACGAAGTGCGACTTCTGCACTGGCAAGGGCAAGTACAGCAGCTGCAAGCCGAATCCGCACAAAAAAATGACGCGATTAACAGCCTGACGTCGTCCATTGCACAGCTAACCCATGCCTACGAAGAGCTTCGCCAGGAGTTGAACAATCAAAGCGATGAAGAAGGGGCGTATCGCTCCGTATTGACTCCGCGCATCGGCACGACCATTACAGTCGATACAGATGCAGGTACGATCACGGGCTTACTCATCGCCGTTGGCCTAAACTTTATCCAGGTCAAGGAGCCTTCCGGCGCCGATGTATTCATTCCGTTCGATGCCATTAACTTTATCAGCTAA
- a CDS encoding glycosyltransferase family A protein yields MLIIVLNPDQESLYARWTEDCARQLYPEARILTADHAFEDLLQRAASDHPESDYIMILFAGERLERDFRLELSDLLQRMPDSCGYIHLQSVHDPGSESLKEARGPAVWRREILLRPSASQQGLHTLAAVCALPFERYVLKDIQYRVSSSWKGEVLRTGSYLPSKAPIRRWRRLDEEWRLLQPLLSASLVPLVSDERPPLITVVICTYNDRQYVHWAIRSVLAQKLRCWELLLMDDGSTDGTYEELMPYASHPSIKLLRHSTNSGKAASLNTALSHARGSWLLELDADDWLTADCLSELEAAALLHPQAGFLFARHFNWLEQGAATIYQGAAPLANPLPLKQLLDRAEPLAPRCYRVAALKELSGWWHTGPQGGRLYEDFQMIGRLLQAAPAASINRVLYHRRLRQNSITHRHHALYDSWKQLFLSELDQ; encoded by the coding sequence GTGCTCATTATCGTATTAAATCCTGATCAAGAATCGTTATATGCGAGATGGACGGAAGACTGCGCACGTCAATTATATCCTGAGGCTCGAATCCTTACTGCTGATCATGCTTTCGAGGATTTATTGCAGCGCGCTGCTTCCGACCATCCGGAGTCTGACTATATCATGATTCTGTTTGCTGGCGAACGACTAGAGCGAGACTTTCGCTTGGAGCTAAGTGATTTATTGCAGAGGATGCCGGATAGCTGCGGGTACATTCATCTTCAGTCTGTACATGATCCCGGTTCAGAGTCTCTTAAGGAAGCGAGAGGTCCTGCCGTATGGAGAAGAGAGATATTACTTCGTCCCAGCGCCTCGCAGCAAGGGCTTCATACGTTGGCTGCAGTGTGTGCGCTGCCCTTTGAGCGCTACGTACTGAAGGATATACAGTATCGCGTCTCGTCCAGTTGGAAGGGCGAGGTGCTACGCACAGGTAGCTACCTGCCATCGAAGGCTCCGATTCGAAGATGGAGAAGACTGGATGAGGAATGGCGTCTTCTTCAGCCTCTGCTGTCGGCCTCCTTGGTTCCACTAGTATCAGACGAGCGGCCGCCTCTTATTACAGTCGTGATCTGCACGTACAATGATCGTCAATATGTGCATTGGGCGATTCGAAGTGTACTGGCACAGAAGCTCCGCTGCTGGGAGCTGTTGCTCATGGATGATGGCTCTACAGACGGTACATACGAGGAGCTCATGCCCTATGCAAGTCATCCTTCCATCAAGCTGCTAAGGCATTCTACCAATAGCGGAAAAGCTGCAAGTCTGAACACGGCTCTCTCCCATGCACGCGGCTCGTGGCTTCTTGAATTAGATGCAGATGATTGGCTGACAGCCGACTGCTTGTCGGAGCTCGAGGCTGCGGCGTTACTTCATCCGCAAGCCGGCTTCTTGTTCGCCCGGCACTTCAATTGGCTTGAGCAGGGGGCAGCGACGATCTATCAAGGAGCAGCACCTCTTGCCAATCCCCTCCCGCTCAAGCAACTCCTGGACCGAGCCGAACCGCTTGCCCCCAGATGTTATCGTGTGGCAGCATTGAAGGAGCTGTCCGGCTGGTGGCACACAGGGCCGCAAGGCGGAAGGCTGTATGAAGATTTTCAGATGATCGGCAGGCTCCTGCAAGCAGCTCCTGCTGCTTCAATTAACCGCGTGCTCTATCACCGCAGATTAAGACAGAACAGCATCACGCATCGTCATCATGCTCTGTATGACAGCTGGAAGCAGTTGTTCCTGAGCGAGCTCGATCAATGA
- a CDS encoding sulfotransferase, which yields MKTDMNHEPIQLIIAAAAHRSGSTLLQRICNHREKTLIWGEHGGVLQQFVDIYGSLEHYAVNGSPERNSFFSSEANARSGLWIANMSPELSDVTRAVTSSVHALFSTLYAHSPDGSSYDTVGFKEVRYGPDELRLFRMCFPNAWILLLVRRPEDTYASAPHWYEKIEDLTDKWNKNAAFYHTFAQHDARTLLVTYEALIEQEELLLEKLSRVIQVPVADIKKILQLKVGSFRTKDLSSDIAEQIRHRCQVTMRLFDYK from the coding sequence ATGAAAACAGATATGAACCATGAGCCGATTCAGCTCATCATCGCTGCTGCGGCCCATCGCTCAGGTTCCACATTGCTGCAGCGCATATGTAATCATAGGGAGAAAACCTTAATCTGGGGCGAGCACGGCGGAGTGCTGCAGCAGTTTGTTGACATATATGGCTCTCTAGAGCACTATGCGGTGAACGGGAGCCCAGAGCGCAATTCCTTCTTCAGCAGCGAAGCTAATGCTAGAAGCGGTCTATGGATCGCGAATATGTCACCAGAGCTGTCCGACGTGACACGGGCTGTTACAAGCTCCGTTCATGCGCTATTTTCTACTCTCTATGCCCACTCACCAGACGGAAGTAGCTATGATACGGTTGGCTTCAAGGAAGTGCGCTATGGACCAGACGAGCTTCGGCTGTTCCGCATGTGCTTTCCGAACGCTTGGATATTACTACTTGTTCGTCGACCTGAAGACACTTATGCGAGCGCGCCTCATTGGTATGAGAAGATCGAGGACTTAACGGATAAGTGGAATAAGAACGCCGCATTCTACCACACCTTCGCCCAGCACGATGCACGCACGTTGCTTGTAACCTATGAAGCCCTTATTGAACAAGAGGAGCTCCTGCTAGAGAAGCTGTCTCGTGTCATCCAAGTGCCTGTAGCAGATATTAAGAAGATTCTTCAACTGAAAGTCGGAAGCTTTCGCACCAAAGACCTGTCATCGGACATTGCCGAACAAATTCGTCATAGATGTCAAGTGACGATGAGACTGTTCGATTACAAGTAG
- the cysC gene encoding adenylyl-sulfate kinase → MTSRERRVASRERHAVTGGKGIAVWLTGLSGAGKSTIAYAVEKQLILTGTLAYVLDGDVLRTGLNKGLGYTPEDRQENVRRIGEVARLFTDAGLIVLIASISPSRADRAHVRSMFEPSTFIEVFVDCPIDECERRDPKGLYKRARAGEIAQFTGISAPYEPPLKPELKIYSSMWSLERCCAEIIAYIEAARSTAL, encoded by the coding sequence ATGACATCAAGAGAACGACGAGTAGCCTCGAGAGAGCGGCATGCTGTAACTGGGGGAAAAGGAATTGCAGTGTGGCTGACTGGCCTGTCCGGAGCAGGTAAGAGCACGATCGCCTACGCAGTCGAAAAGCAGCTCATCTTGACAGGCACACTGGCGTATGTACTCGACGGGGATGTGCTGCGTACTGGATTGAATAAGGGACTCGGCTACACGCCCGAAGACCGGCAAGAAAATGTAAGACGGATCGGCGAGGTCGCACGACTGTTCACCGATGCCGGGCTGATCGTGCTGATCGCCTCCATCTCCCCTTCGAGGGCAGATCGGGCCCATGTACGTTCCATGTTCGAGCCGAGTACATTTATAGAAGTATTCGTCGATTGTCCGATCGACGAATGCGAGCGAAGAGATCCGAAGGGACTGTACAAGCGGGCCCGTGCCGGAGAGATCGCGCAATTCACCGGTATTTCGGCACCTTATGAGCCCCCGCTTAAGCCCGAACTGAAGATCTATTCCTCCATGTGGTCATTAGAGCGGTGCTGTGCAGAAATAATAGCCTATATCGAGGCTGCTCGGTCAACCGCGTTATAG
- a CDS encoding glycoside hydrolase family 6 protein: MFNRMKRKLTTVLCLAAMSASLVGQQSVVAAEAHVENPFLGATAYINPDYAALIDTSIAQVSDASLKAQMNTIKSYPTAVWLDRRAAIHGGAVNAGRLSLKEHMDAVLAQKKPGTPITAQFVIYNLPGRDCHALASNGELPLTQQGLNTYKTEYIDEIIKVLANPKYQDIRIVTIIEPDSLPNLVTNLSDQRCAQAASSGIYMAGVQYALDKLHAIPNVYTYLDIGHSGWLGWDNNRKGTVQLYTNMAKGTKAGFASVDGFVTNTSNTTPLVEPNLTDPTLTIGGQPIRSSKFYEWNSYFDEADFTAALYQDFVDAGWPAGTGFLIDTSRNGWGGPNRPTGASGSDINSYVNSGRVDRRDHRGLWCNVSGSGLGMPPQAAPSAYGSHLDALVWVKPPGESDGASSAIPNDEGKGFDRMCDPTYKTPEGVMSGALPNAPLAGHWFHDQFVMLVQNAYPVVPGGNPTDPGPVKPAAPTGVAATAGNAQASISWGTVSGAVTYIVKRSETAGGPYVAVATGVSATSFVNTGLVNDKTYYYVVSAVNSAGESANSQQVSATPKSTTTPPPPLGNIVLQYRAGDTNAMDSQMKPQFNVKNTGTTPVALSDLKIRYYFTKDGSAAMSSWIDWAQVGGQHIQRTITDSYVELSFAAGAGSIAAGGQTGDIQLRMASSDWSNLDETNDYSYDGTKTSYTSWNKVTVYKNGELVWGMEP, from the coding sequence ATGTTCAATCGTATGAAACGTAAATTAACGACGGTTCTCTGTCTCGCTGCCATGTCGGCAAGCTTGGTAGGTCAGCAATCGGTTGTTGCCGCTGAGGCGCATGTCGAAAACCCGTTCCTTGGAGCGACCGCCTACATCAATCCGGATTATGCCGCCCTGATCGATACGTCCATTGCCCAGGTCAGCGATGCCTCACTGAAGGCTCAGATGAATACGATCAAGTCGTATCCGACGGCAGTATGGCTGGATCGCCGGGCGGCCATTCATGGCGGTGCGGTCAATGCAGGTCGTCTCAGTTTGAAAGAGCATATGGACGCAGTGCTTGCACAGAAGAAGCCTGGCACACCGATCACGGCGCAGTTCGTCATCTATAACTTGCCGGGACGGGATTGCCACGCGCTCGCGTCCAATGGCGAGCTTCCTCTAACACAGCAAGGCTTGAACACCTACAAAACAGAGTATATCGATGAGATTATCAAAGTACTTGCCAATCCGAAATATCAGGATATTCGTATCGTCACGATTATTGAGCCGGACAGCTTGCCGAATCTGGTAACGAACCTGAGCGATCAGAGATGCGCGCAGGCTGCTTCCTCCGGCATCTATATGGCAGGTGTTCAGTATGCGCTGGATAAGCTGCATGCGATTCCGAATGTGTACACGTACCTCGATATCGGGCATTCCGGCTGGCTCGGCTGGGACAACAATCGCAAAGGCACGGTGCAGCTGTACACGAATATGGCCAAGGGCACGAAGGCGGGCTTCGCTAGCGTAGACGGCTTCGTTACGAATACTTCGAATACAACACCTCTTGTTGAACCGAATTTGACGGACCCGACGCTCACGATCGGTGGACAGCCGATTCGTTCCTCTAAGTTCTACGAATGGAACAGCTACTTCGATGAGGCAGACTTCACCGCTGCATTGTATCAAGACTTCGTTGATGCAGGCTGGCCTGCGGGCACGGGCTTCCTGATCGATACGTCGCGTAACGGCTGGGGAGGTCCGAACCGTCCAACTGGGGCATCGGGCTCGGACATCAACAGCTACGTGAATTCAGGTCGCGTTGACCGCCGTGACCATCGCGGTTTGTGGTGCAACGTATCAGGTTCAGGGTTGGGTATGCCGCCACAGGCCGCTCCATCGGCATACGGCAGTCATCTTGATGCCCTCGTCTGGGTGAAGCCGCCGGGAGAGTCCGACGGAGCCAGCTCGGCAATTCCGAACGATGAAGGTAAAGGCTTCGACCGCATGTGTGATCCTACCTATAAGACGCCAGAGGGCGTCATGTCAGGTGCATTGCCGAATGCTCCATTAGCAGGCCACTGGTTCCATGATCAGTTCGTGATGCTCGTTCAGAATGCTTATCCAGTTGTTCCTGGCGGTAATCCGACTGACCCGGGTCCAGTGAAGCCAGCAGCGCCGACGGGTGTAGCTGCAACTGCAGGCAACGCACAAGCGTCGATCAGCTGGGGCACAGTCAGCGGTGCAGTTACTTATATAGTGAAGCGTTCGGAGACGGCTGGCGGTCCATACGTCGCTGTAGCAACAGGTGTTAGTGCAACGAGCTTCGTGAATACGGGTCTTGTGAACGACAAGACGTACTATTATGTGGTCAGTGCGGTGAACAGTGCCGGTGAGAGCGCGAACTCGCAGCAGGTGAGCGCAACGCCGAAGTCGACCACAACACCGCCGCCTCCACTAGGCAATATCGTGCTGCAGTACCGTGCGGGCGATACGAACGCAATGGACAGTCAGATGAAGCCGCAGTTTAATGTGAAGAATACGGGAACAACTCCTGTCGCGTTGAGCGATCTGAAGATCCGCTATTACTTCACGAAGGATGGAAGCGCAGCGATGAGCTCCTGGATCGACTGGGCGCAAGTGGGTGGACAGCATATTCAACGCACAATCACGGACAGCTATGTCGAGTTGAGCTTTGCGGCTGGAGCGGGTTCGATCGCAGCAGGCGGACAGACTGGAGACATTCAGCTTCGCATGGCGAGCTCCGACTGGTCGAATCTCGACGAGACGAACGACTATTCCTATGATGGAACGAAGACTTCGTATACGAGCTGGAACAAGGTGACGGTGTATAAGAACGGTGAGCTGGTGTGGGGTATGGAGCCGTAA